In Gammaproteobacteria bacterium, one genomic interval encodes:
- the rpsH gene encoding 30S ribosomal protein S8 — protein MSLQDPVADMLTCLRNAQSMGIKQIKFPSSNLKQKILNVLKEEGFIESFEEVIDDNKRDLKVALKYYEGRPVIEKIKRVSRPALRVYKGYDQLPRVRGGLGIAVVSTSKGVMTDKAARAGHLGGEILCTVE, from the coding sequence ATGTCCCTGCAAGATCCTGTTGCTGATATGCTAACTTGTTTGCGCAATGCTCAATCGATGGGGATTAAGCAAATTAAGTTTCCAAGTTCTAACTTAAAGCAAAAAATCCTAAATGTGCTTAAGGAAGAAGGTTTTATCGAAAGCTTTGAAGAAGTAATTGATGACAATAAACGTGATTTAAAGGTCGCTTTAAAGTATTACGAAGGTCGACCTGTTATTGAAAAAATTAAACGCGTAAGTCGACCTGCTTTACGAGTTTATAAAGGATACGACCAATTACCACGTGTTCGGGGTGGTTTAGGCATAGCTGTAGTTTCAACATCCAAAGGCGTCATGACTGATAAAGCTGCACGTGCTGGCCACTTAGGCGGCGAAATTTTATGCACGGTCGAGTAG
- the rpsM gene encoding 30S ribosomal protein S13, giving the protein MAARIVGVNIPMHKHVSIGLTAIYGVGRNLAKSMCESTQIDPAKKVKDLTEAELESLRGEVSKIRVEGDLRREVAMNIKRLMELGTYRGSRHKRGLPVRGQRTRTNARTRKGRSKGKAK; this is encoded by the coding sequence ATGGCGGCGCGTATTGTAGGCGTAAATATACCAATGCATAAACATGTCAGCATAGGTCTGACAGCGATTTATGGTGTTGGCAGAAATCTTGCTAAATCGATGTGTGAATCGACGCAGATAGATCCAGCTAAGAAAGTCAAAGACTTAACTGAAGCGGAACTTGAAAGTTTGCGCGGTGAAGTAAGCAAAATTCGTGTTGAAGGTGATCTTCGACGTGAAGTAGCTATGAATATTAAACGCTTGATGGAGCTTGGTACTTATCGCGGCTCTCGGCATAAGCGTGGCTTACCCGTTCGAGGACAAAGAACTCGAACTAATGCAAGAACCCGTAAAGGAAGAAGTAAAGGCAAAGCTAAATAA
- the rplW gene encoding 50S ribosomal protein L23 — protein sequence MRSERLLKIILSPHISEKATIATEKFNKYIFKVAKSASKPEIKDAIEHLFSTKVQAVHIVNVKPKKKIFKSIEGKKKGWKKAYVTLEPGQKLDALNIQ from the coding sequence ATGAGATCAGAGCGTCTTTTAAAAATAATTTTATCTCCACACATTTCAGAAAAAGCGACAATTGCAACTGAGAAATTTAATAAATACATTTTTAAAGTTGCAAAATCTGCTTCAAAACCTGAAATAAAAGATGCTATTGAGCATTTATTTAGTACGAAAGTACAAGCTGTTCATATTGTAAATGTGAAACCAAAGAAGAAAATTTTTAAAAGTATCGAAGGAAAAAAGAAGGGCTGGAAAAAGGCTTATGTAACACTTGAGCCGGGTCAAAAGCTTGACGCGTTGAATATACAGTAA
- the rpmJ gene encoding 50S ribosomal protein L36, producing MKVGASVKKICRNCKVIRRKNTVRIICKEKRHKQRQG from the coding sequence ATGAAAGTTGGAGCATCAGTAAAGAAAATTTGTCGAAATTGTAAAGTCATCCGTCGTAAAAATACGGTTAGAATTATTTGCAAAGAAAAACGACATAAGCAAAGACAAGGTTGA
- the rplF gene encoding 50S ribosomal protein L6, translating into MTTSRIGRKPVTIPSGVEVKIHDGQFSAKGPKGNLSIPLHPFVIVKMENNQILVEPNRNPPHKITGLQTKLNRSIAGTIRANIFNIIQGITAGYERKLQLVGVGYRAQSKGKVLSLSLGFSHPTDFSVPEGVTIETPTQTEILVKGINKELVGLVAAQIRSIRSPEPYKGKGVRYANEIIELKETKKK; encoded by the coding sequence ATGACAACATCTCGTATTGGAAGAAAGCCAGTCACTATACCTTCAGGCGTTGAAGTTAAAATACATGACGGTCAGTTTTCTGCCAAAGGTCCTAAAGGCAATCTCAGTATTCCTTTGCATCCCTTTGTTATTGTTAAAATGGAAAACAATCAGATTTTAGTTGAGCCAAATCGTAATCCGCCTCATAAGATTACGGGTTTGCAAACAAAGCTTAATCGTTCAATCGCTGGAACGATTAGAGCGAACATTTTTAATATTATTCAAGGTATCACTGCGGGTTACGAACGTAAGCTCCAATTGGTGGGTGTTGGTTATCGCGCTCAATCAAAAGGTAAAGTGCTTTCCTTAAGTTTAGGTTTTTCCCACCCTACAGATTTTTCTGTTCCTGAAGGCGTAACAATTGAAACGCCCACTCAAACTGAAATTTTAGTAAAAGGGATTAATAAAGAGTTAGTTGGCTTAGTTGCTGCACAAATTCGCAGTATAAGAAGTCCGGAACCTTACAAAGGGAAAGGCGTTCGCTATGCTAATGAAATCATTGAGCTAAAAGAGACTAAGAAAAAGTAG
- the rplN gene encoding 50S ribosomal protein L14, whose protein sequence is MIQMQTVLDVADNSGARRVMCIKVLGGSRRRYAGIGDVIKVSVKEAIPRGKVKKGEVLNAVIVRTKKGIRRPDGSAIRFDENAVVLLNAQLQPIGTRVFGPITRELRGENFMKIISLAPEVL, encoded by the coding sequence ATGATTCAGATGCAGACAGTGCTCGATGTGGCAGATAATAGCGGTGCACGTCGTGTCATGTGTATTAAAGTTTTAGGCGGCTCGCGACGTCGATATGCGGGTATTGGAGATGTCATTAAGGTCTCTGTAAAAGAAGCCATACCCCGCGGCAAAGTAAAAAAGGGTGAAGTTTTAAATGCCGTAATTGTTCGTACCAAAAAAGGCATCAGAAGACCGGATGGTTCCGCTATTCGCTTCGATGAAAATGCGGTTGTTTTACTTAACGCACAATTACAACCTATTGGCACACGAGTTTTTGGTCCAATTACGAGAGAACTGCGTGGTGAAAACTTTATGAAAATTATATCGTTAGCCCCCGAAGTATTGTAG
- the rplO gene encoding 50S ribosomal protein L15 — protein MQLNTLHPAPGSKTKSKRLGRGIGSGKGKTCGRGHKGQRARAGGYHKVGFEGGQMPIQRRIPKSGFRSRTALYREEIYLSALDTLDITEIDFNSLKASGLIRANTKEVKIIGSGEVTKAFTIRGIAITAGARRAIEAAKGKVEV, from the coding sequence ATGCAGTTAAATACTTTACATCCAGCACCAGGATCCAAAACAAAATCAAAACGCTTAGGTCGCGGTATTGGATCTGGCAAGGGAAAGACTTGTGGTCGCGGACATAAAGGTCAACGCGCTCGTGCGGGTGGGTATCATAAAGTTGGTTTTGAAGGTGGCCAAATGCCTATCCAACGTCGCATACCTAAATCTGGTTTTCGTTCACGCACAGCCCTTTACAGGGAAGAAATTTATCTATCTGCTTTAGATACCTTAGATATTACTGAAATTGATTTTAACTCGTTAAAAGCGTCAGGACTTATTCGCGCTAATACCAAAGAAGTTAAAATTATTGGTTCAGGTGAAGTAACCAAAGCATTTACGATTCGTGGAATTGCTATAACAGCTGGCGCACGTCGCGCTATTGAAGCTGCAAAAGGGAAAGTTGAGGTTTAA
- the rpsE gene encoding 30S ribosomal protein S5, producing the protein MASYDQSTKSDGYLEKLVAVARNAKVVKGGKIFSFSAVTVVGDGHGRIGIGRGKAREVPVAIQKSLENARKNMRHVVLKNDTLHHEITGKHGATRVFMKPASDGTGIIAGGAMRAVFEVLGVKNVLAKIGGSTNPVNVVRATLKALSNITPPEFLAAKRGKTVDELTEK; encoded by the coding sequence ATGGCTAGTTATGATCAAAGTACAAAAAGCGATGGGTATCTAGAAAAGCTTGTTGCAGTCGCTCGAAACGCCAAGGTAGTAAAGGGTGGTAAGATTTTTAGTTTTTCTGCCGTTACTGTGGTGGGTGATGGCCATGGCCGTATAGGTATTGGTCGAGGAAAAGCGCGTGAAGTGCCTGTCGCGATTCAAAAATCTCTCGAGAATGCTCGTAAGAATATGCGTCACGTGGTTCTTAAAAATGATACTTTGCATCACGAAATTACTGGTAAACATGGTGCGACACGCGTATTTATGAAGCCCGCTTCAGATGGTACAGGTATTATTGCCGGTGGTGCTATGCGCGCAGTATTCGAAGTTTTAGGTGTTAAGAATGTGTTAGCCAAAATTGGTGGATCTACAAATCCCGTCAATGTTGTTAGGGCTACATTAAAAGCCTTGTCGAATATTACACCGCCTGAATTTTTAGCGGCTAAACGCGGTAAAACGGTTGATGAGCTAACCGAAAAGTAA
- the rpsC gene encoding 30S ribosomal protein S3: MGQKVNPVGIRLGIVKDWASRWYASSKEFSDTLCADLKVRAFLQKKLHQAGISRIQIDRPARNAKVTVYTARPGVIIGKSGKEVEVLRDEVSKIVNVPVHVSIEEVRKPEIDAKLVAESVAQQLERRIMFRRAMKRAVTTALRSGALGIKISVSGRLGGSEIARTEWYREGRVPLQTFRADIDYALAEAFTTYGVIGVKVWIFKGEVLGDKMPQPESTDKNAKTEK, encoded by the coding sequence ATGGGTCAAAAAGTTAATCCAGTCGGCATCCGTTTAGGCATTGTTAAAGATTGGGCTTCGAGATGGTATGCCTCATCTAAAGAATTCTCAGACACTTTATGTGCTGATTTGAAAGTGCGTGCATTTTTACAAAAGAAATTGCATCAAGCTGGTATTAGCCGCATTCAAATTGATCGTCCAGCGCGCAATGCCAAAGTTACTGTCTATACTGCAAGACCTGGCGTAATTATCGGTAAAAGCGGTAAAGAAGTTGAAGTTTTGCGGGATGAAGTAAGTAAAATTGTTAATGTTCCTGTACACGTTAGTATTGAAGAAGTACGTAAGCCGGAAATTGATGCCAAATTAGTTGCAGAGTCAGTGGCGCAACAGTTGGAAAGACGAATCATGTTTAGACGTGCTATGAAGCGAGCTGTTACAACCGCACTTCGTTCCGGGGCGTTAGGAATCAAGATCAGCGTCAGTGGTCGGTTAGGTGGATCTGAAATTGCTCGAACTGAATGGTACCGAGAAGGCCGTGTTCCATTGCAGACCTTTAGAGCTGATATTGATTATGCATTAGCAGAAGCTTTTACGACATATGGCGTAATTGGGGTGAAAGTTTGGATATTTAAAGGCGAAGTGTTGGGCGATAAAATGCCACAACCTGAGTCAACAGATAAAAATGCAAAGACGGAGAAATAA
- the rpsQ gene encoding 30S ribosomal protein S17, which translates to MSDQSKSQRSMVGKVISAKMNKTVVVQVERKVKHPLYGKYIRRFSKMYAHDEENTCQVGDLVRIESSRPISKLKRWKLVEIITKEAE; encoded by the coding sequence ATTAGCGACCAATCAAAATCCCAACGAAGCATGGTTGGTAAAGTCATCAGCGCTAAGATGAATAAAACGGTTGTCGTCCAAGTTGAACGCAAAGTAAAACATCCGCTTTATGGTAAATATATTCGACGGTTTTCTAAAATGTATGCCCATGATGAAGAAAATACTTGTCAAGTTGGTGATTTAGTTAGAATTGAATCCAGCAGACCAATCTCGAAATTAAAGCGTTGGAAGCTAGTGGAAATTATAACAAAAGAAGCAGAATAA
- the secY gene encoding preprotein translocase subunit SecY, whose product MTIGRLGENLKGTGFADLKNRLLFVLIAILIFRIGSYIPVPGLNPLRLQELFNSQQNNIVGLFNMFSGGALMRFSIFALGIMPYISASIIVQLLSVMTPSLSELRKEGEAGQRKINKYTRYGTLVLATFQAIGISKMLAANGVAISVGMSFYFTTTVTLVTGTMFLMWLGEQVTERGIGNGISMIIFAGIVAGLPQALGRTLEQVREGQLQIIFLLIILAAVVGVVAFVVFVERAQRRITINYARRMQGGKVYAAQSTHLPLKINMAGVIPPIFASSLILFPATIAQWFGNTKGLGWLSSFSVALQQGQPLHMLLFSAGIIFFCFFYTALVFNPKETADNLKKSGAFIPGIRPGDQTARYIDTVMTRLTLAGAIYITLVCLLPEFLILAWNVPFYFGGTSLLIIVVVVMDFMAQVQAHIMSYQYESLLKKANLRSGATSNR is encoded by the coding sequence ATGACAATCGGTCGGCTTGGGGAAAATTTAAAAGGAACAGGATTTGCTGACTTAAAAAACCGGCTCTTGTTTGTTTTAATTGCAATTTTAATCTTTCGAATAGGATCTTATATTCCCGTTCCTGGATTAAACCCATTGCGTTTACAAGAACTTTTTAACTCGCAACAAAACAACATTGTTGGTTTGTTCAACATGTTTTCTGGTGGCGCTTTAATGCGTTTTAGTATTTTCGCCTTAGGAATCATGCCCTACATCTCGGCTTCTATTATCGTGCAGTTATTAAGTGTGATGACGCCTTCACTTTCTGAACTACGCAAAGAAGGGGAAGCAGGGCAACGAAAAATTAATAAATATACTCGCTATGGCACCTTAGTTCTGGCAACGTTTCAAGCAATCGGTATTTCTAAAATGTTGGCAGCAAATGGGGTCGCAATCTCTGTCGGGATGTCATTTTATTTTACAACTACCGTTACCTTAGTTACGGGAACGATGTTCCTTATGTGGTTGGGTGAGCAAGTCACGGAACGTGGTATTGGTAATGGCATTTCAATGATCATCTTTGCAGGTATTGTAGCGGGACTTCCACAAGCGCTAGGTCGTACCTTAGAGCAAGTTCGTGAAGGTCAGTTACAAATCATTTTCTTATTGATTATCCTTGCCGCAGTGGTAGGGGTAGTGGCATTCGTGGTTTTTGTAGAACGGGCACAAAGACGTATAACCATCAATTATGCGAGACGAATGCAGGGTGGTAAAGTTTATGCTGCACAAAGCACGCACCTTCCCCTGAAAATTAATATGGCAGGGGTTATACCTCCGATTTTTGCCTCCAGTTTGATTTTGTTTCCGGCAACCATTGCGCAATGGTTTGGTAATACCAAAGGACTTGGATGGCTAAGTTCATTTAGTGTTGCTTTGCAGCAAGGCCAGCCTCTGCATATGTTATTATTTAGTGCAGGTATCATATTCTTTTGTTTTTTCTATACTGCTTTAGTTTTTAATCCGAAAGAAACTGCAGATAATTTGAAGAAATCGGGTGCATTTATTCCAGGGATTCGTCCAGGAGATCAAACTGCGCGGTATATTGACACAGTAATGACAAGACTGACTTTGGCTGGTGCAATCTATATTACTTTAGTATGCCTTTTGCCTGAGTTTTTAATTTTAGCTTGGAATGTTCCATTTTATTTTGGCGGGACTTCTTTGTTAATTATTGTTGTTGTAGTTATGGATTTTATGGCACAAGTTCAGGCCCATATCATGTCTTATCAGTATGAGTCTTTACTTAAAAAGGCAAATTTAAGAAGCGGTGCAACCTCAAATCGGTAA
- the rplP gene encoding 50S ribosomal protein L16, translating to MLQPKRTKYRKQFKGRNRGIALRGTKVSFGEFGLKTLDHGRITARQIEAARRAMSRHIKRGGKVWIRIFPDKPITKKPLEVRQGSGKGNVEYWVALVQPGRVMFEIEGVTEELAREALGLAAAKLPVKTLFVARTII from the coding sequence ATGTTGCAGCCAAAGCGTACAAAATATCGTAAGCAATTTAAAGGGCGCAATCGCGGGATCGCTTTGCGCGGAACCAAAGTCAGTTTTGGAGAATTTGGTTTAAAAACACTAGATCATGGACGTATTACAGCGAGACAAATCGAAGCTGCTAGACGTGCTATGTCTAGGCATATCAAACGTGGTGGTAAAGTTTGGATTCGAATTTTTCCAGACAAACCTATTACCAAAAAACCTCTAGAAGTTCGACAAGGTTCTGGGAAAGGTAATGTTGAATATTGGGTAGCTTTAGTTCAGCCAGGTAGAGTGATGTTTGAAATCGAGGGTGTTACAGAAGAATTAGCCCGGGAAGCTCTTGGTCTTGCAGCGGCTAAATTACCTGTGAAAACCTTATTTGTAGCGCGGACGATTATATAA
- the rpmC gene encoding 50S ribosomal protein L29: MKASELRVKSTEELSKELFALLREQFNLRIQRGTGQQPKPHLMRKVRKDIARIKTLLTEKGSEDGN; encoded by the coding sequence ATGAAGGCGAGTGAATTAAGAGTAAAAAGTACTGAAGAGCTATCAAAAGAGCTTTTTGCATTACTACGTGAACAGTTTAATTTGCGTATTCAAAGAGGGACCGGTCAACAGCCAAAACCCCATCTAATGCGAAAAGTACGTAAAGATATTGCTCGTATTAAAACTTTATTAACCGAGAAAGGTTCTGAAGATGGAAATTAA
- the rplR gene encoding 50S ribosomal protein L18, which yields MNKKMSRLRRAKRTRLKIRELETTRLCIHKTPRHMYAQVTTPDGKTTLVSASTLDKELKKDLKISGNVEAAKAVGALLAKRAMKAGISTVAFDRSGFAFHGRVKALADAAREVGLEF from the coding sequence ATGAATAAAAAGATGTCAAGATTGCGTCGTGCAAAAAGAACGCGTCTTAAAATAAGAGAGCTTGAAACCACAAGGTTGTGTATCCATAAAACACCACGCCATATGTATGCTCAAGTTACGACGCCAGATGGTAAAACTACTTTAGTATCTGCTTCGACTTTAGATAAAGAGTTGAAAAAAGATTTAAAAATAAGTGGAAATGTCGAAGCTGCAAAAGCAGTAGGTGCTTTGTTGGCAAAGCGCGCAATGAAAGCAGGAATTAGTACAGTTGCTTTTGATAGATCGGGCTTTGCTTTTCATGGTCGGGTTAAAGCGCTCGCAGATGCTGCACGCGAAGTTGGGTTAGAATTCTAA
- the rplE gene encoding 50S ribosomal protein L5 yields MARLQEIYRKEIVPKLKEKFAYSSVMQVPHIEKITVNMGVGEAAADKKALTNAIADLEKITGQKVVQTLARKSNAGFKIRAGWPIGCKVTLRRDKMYEFLDRLITIALPRVRDFRGITAKSFDGQGNFSLGMKEQIVFPEIEYDKVDVMRGMDITITTSAKTNKEAFALLQAFNFPFREKEVS; encoded by the coding sequence ATGGCTAGATTACAAGAGATTTACCGAAAAGAGATTGTCCCTAAATTAAAAGAAAAGTTTGCTTATTCTTCTGTAATGCAAGTTCCGCACATTGAAAAGATTACAGTTAATATGGGTGTAGGCGAAGCTGCAGCTGATAAGAAAGCATTAACAAACGCTATTGCTGACCTTGAAAAAATCACGGGGCAGAAAGTTGTTCAAACGTTGGCGCGTAAATCGAATGCTGGTTTTAAAATTCGTGCAGGATGGCCGATTGGATGTAAGGTAACTTTACGCCGCGATAAAATGTATGAATTTTTAGATCGTCTTATAACGATTGCCTTACCACGAGTAAGGGATTTTCGTGGTATTACTGCTAAATCATTTGATGGACAAGGTAATTTTAGCCTAGGAATGAAAGAGCAAATTGTATTTCCTGAAATAGAATATGACAAAGTTGATGTCATGCGAGGCATGGATATTACAATTACTACCTCAGCAAAAACCAATAAAGAAGCGTTTGCTCTTTTGCAAGCTTTTAATTTTCCTTTTCGTGAGAAAGAAGTGAGTTAA
- the rpsS gene encoding 30S ribosomal protein S19, translated as MPRSIKKGPFVDYHLSRKVEKSVATSDKRPIKTWSRRSMIVPEMVGLTIAVHNGRLHVPVYITENMVGYKLGEFAATRTFRGHSGDRKAKGAEDSKGGKA; from the coding sequence GTGCCACGTTCAATTAAAAAAGGACCATTTGTTGATTACCACTTGTCTAGAAAGGTAGAAAAGTCTGTAGCGACAAGTGATAAGCGTCCAATTAAAACCTGGTCGAGACGATCCATGATTGTGCCTGAAATGGTAGGTTTAACTATCGCAGTGCACAATGGAAGGCTACATGTTCCTGTTTATATTACTGAAAATATGGTTGGCTATAAGCTCGGCGAGTTTGCTGCTACACGTACTTTCCGTGGACATTCAGGTGATAGAAAAGCAAAAGGTGCTGAAGATTCTAAGGGCGGTAAAGCATAA
- the rpsN gene encoding 30S ribosomal protein S14 — translation MAKKSVKNRNKKRVELVTRLKDKRDQLRDAVSDSNLSDQERMDAMQQLSQLPRDSSPTRRRNRCKLCGRPRAYNRLTGLCRLHMRIATISGMVPGMHKASW, via the coding sequence ATGGCCAAAAAATCAGTTAAAAATCGCAACAAAAAACGAGTCGAGCTTGTAACTCGTCTTAAAGACAAGCGCGACCAGTTGAGAGACGCAGTAAGCGATTCTAACTTAAGTGATCAAGAGAGAATGGATGCGATGCAACAATTGTCGCAGCTCCCTCGGGATTCAAGTCCTACACGCAGACGAAACCGCTGCAAACTATGCGGACGACCACGTGCATATAATCGATTGACGGGATTGTGCAGGCTCCATATGCGCATCGCTACAATTAGTGGCATGGTTCCTGGCATGCATAAAGCAAGCTGGTAA
- the rpsK gene encoding 30S ribosomal protein S11 → MADDKSKQRKKSKRQVTDGIAHIDSSFNNTIVTMTDVQGNAVCWASAASCGYRGSRKSTPYAAGEAAQKVGSLAVENFGMKSVDVRVRGPGPGRESAIRALAAVGLKVKSITDVTGIPFNGCRAPKKRRV, encoded by the coding sequence ATGGCAGACGATAAAAGTAAGCAAAGAAAAAAATCTAAACGGCAAGTTACAGACGGTATCGCCCATATTGATTCTTCATTCAATAATACCATTGTGACCATGACAGATGTTCAAGGGAATGCAGTATGTTGGGCTAGTGCGGCGAGCTGCGGTTATCGTGGTTCTCGGAAATCTACTCCCTATGCTGCTGGCGAAGCTGCGCAAAAAGTTGGCTCACTTGCAGTTGAAAATTTTGGTATGAAAAGTGTTGATGTTCGCGTACGCGGGCCAGGTCCAGGTCGCGAATCAGCAATTCGTGCATTGGCTGCTGTTGGTTTGAAAGTAAAATCGATTACAGATGTAACTGGTATTCCCTTTAATGGCTGTCGCGCGCCAAAGAAACGACGTGTATAG
- the rplB gene encoding 50S ribosomal protein L2 yields MAIVKSSPTSPGQRFAIRVVNKELHKGAPFAALVTKKSKTGGRNNQGRITCRHIGGGHKQKYRLVDFKRNKDSVPAKVERLEYDPNRSAFIALLLYADGERRYIIAPQGTRAGDEIVSGREVAIKPGNCLPLINIPVGTVIHCIEMQPGGGAKIARSAGTSVQLVAREGIYATLRLKSGEMRKILAECRAVIGEVSNSEHNLRSLGKAGATRHRGTRPTVRGTAMNPIDHPHGGGEGRTKGGRHPVSPWGVQTKGFKTRRNKRTSKFINKDSKK; encoded by the coding sequence ATGGCCATTGTTAAAAGCTCACCGACATCGCCGGGACAACGATTTGCGATTAGAGTCGTGAATAAAGAGTTACATAAAGGAGCACCTTTTGCTGCACTGGTGACAAAGAAATCCAAAACTGGTGGTCGAAATAACCAAGGTCGGATTACTTGCAGGCATATTGGTGGCGGGCACAAACAAAAGTATCGCTTAGTTGACTTCAAACGTAATAAAGATAGCGTGCCAGCTAAAGTTGAGCGATTAGAATACGATCCAAATCGAAGTGCATTTATCGCACTTTTGTTGTATGCAGATGGCGAAAGACGCTATATTATTGCACCCCAAGGAACACGTGCGGGTGATGAAATAGTTTCAGGTCGCGAAGTAGCAATTAAGCCAGGCAACTGCTTGCCACTGATCAACATTCCTGTCGGTACAGTCATTCATTGTATCGAAATGCAGCCGGGTGGCGGCGCAAAGATTGCACGTAGTGCGGGTACCTCGGTTCAGTTAGTGGCCCGAGAAGGTATTTATGCAACTCTACGTTTAAAGTCCGGTGAAATGCGTAAAATTCTTGCCGAGTGCCGCGCAGTGATTGGCGAAGTAAGTAACTCTGAGCATAATTTGCGATCTTTAGGTAAAGCTGGTGCAACGCGCCATCGAGGAACGCGTCCAACGGTTCGTGGTACAGCGATGAACCCGATTGACCATCCACATGGTGGTGGTGAAGGCCGTACCAAAGGTGGTCGCCATCCAGTAAGTCCTTGGGGCGTGCAAACTAAAGGCTTTAAGACAAGACGTAATAAACGTACAAGTAAGTTTATTAACAAAGATAGTAAAAAGTAG
- the rplV gene encoding 50S ribosomal protein L22, which translates to MEVAAKLKFARLSPQKCRLVCDQIRGLPIDRAIDLLKFSPKKVAGILKKLLDSAIANAEHNFGADIDELKVTQIYADQGPTYKRMQARAKGRGTSLLKPTCHITIILSDGE; encoded by the coding sequence ATGGAAGTTGCAGCAAAATTAAAATTCGCGAGGTTGTCGCCACAAAAATGTCGCTTAGTTTGCGATCAAATTCGTGGCTTACCGATTGATCGCGCGATTGATCTTTTAAAATTTAGCCCCAAGAAAGTTGCTGGGATACTTAAAAAGCTACTAGATTCCGCGATTGCAAACGCAGAGCATAATTTCGGGGCTGATATTGATGAATTAAAGGTCACTCAAATTTATGCTGATCAAGGGCCAACTTATAAGCGCATGCAAGCCAGAGCCAAGGGCCGCGGCACAAGCCTTCTTAAGCCAACATGCCATATTACTATCATATTATCGGATGGGGAGTAG
- the rplX gene encoding 50S ribosomal protein L24, which translates to MNKIKKGDEVIVTAGKDKGKRGVVLNILKDNKLKVEGINIAKKHVKQNPNTQERGGIVNKTMPIHRSNVMVYDPVSQKGSRVGIRVLKDGQRARYFKASDQLVDVKK; encoded by the coding sequence ATGAATAAAATAAAGAAAGGTGATGAAGTTATAGTCACTGCAGGTAAAGATAAGGGAAAGCGGGGCGTTGTCCTCAACATATTGAAGGATAATAAACTGAAAGTTGAAGGTATTAATATTGCCAAGAAACACGTTAAACAAAATCCAAATACCCAAGAGCGGGGCGGTATTGTCAATAAAACTATGCCAATCCACCGTTCTAACGTCATGGTTTACGACCCAGTTTCGCAAAAAGGAAGCCGTGTTGGAATTCGTGTGTTGAAAGATGGTCAGCGAGCTCGATATTTTAAAGCCAGTGATCAACTTGTTGATGTAAAAAAATAA